A DNA window from Equus przewalskii isolate Varuska chromosome 12, EquPr2, whole genome shotgun sequence contains the following coding sequences:
- the SBDS gene encoding ribosome maturation protein SBDS → MSIFTPTNQIRLTNVAVVRMKRAGKRFEIACYKNKVVGWRSGVEKDLDEVLQTHSVFVNVSKGQVAKKEDLISAFGTDDQTEICKQILTKGEVQVSDKERHTQLEQMFRDIATIVADKCVNPETKRPYTVILIERAMKDIHYSVKTNKSTKQQALEVIKQLKEKMKIERAHMRLRFILPVNEGKKLKEKLKPLIKVIESEDYSQQLEIVCLIDPGCFREIDELIKKETKGKGSLEVLNLKDVEEGDEKFE, encoded by the exons ATGTCGATCTTCACCCCCACCAACCAGATCCGCCTAACCAATGTGGCCGTGGTGCGGATGAAGCGCGCCGGGAAGCGCTTCGAAATCGCCTGCTACAAAAACAAGGTCGTCGGCTGGCGGAGCGGCGT GGAAAAAGACCTTGATGAAGTTCTACAGACCCACTCAGTGTTTGTAAATGTTTCTAAAGGCCAAGTTGCAAAGAAAGAAGATCTCATCAGTGCATTTGGAACAGACGACCAGACTGAAATCTGTAAGCAG attttgacTAAAGGAGAGGTTCAAGTATCAGATAAAGAACGACACACACAGCTGGAGCAGATGTTTAGGGACATTGCAACTATTGTAGCTGACAAATGTGTAAACCCTGAAACAAAGAGACCATACACAGTTATCCTTATTGAGAGAGCTATGAAGGACATCCACTATTCAGTCAAAACCAACAAGAGTACAAAACAGCAG GCTTTGGAAGTGATAAAgcaattaaaggagaaaatgaagatagAACGTGCTCACATGAGACTTCGGTTCATTCTTCCAgtgaatgaagggaaaaaactgaaagaaaagctCAAGCCACTGATCAAGGTTATAGAAAGTGAAGACTACAGTCAACAGTTAGAAATT GTGTGTCTCATTGACCCGGGCTGCTTCAGAGAAATTGATGAgctaataaaaaaggaaacaaaaggcaaagggTCTTTGGAAGTACTCAATTTGAAAGATGTggaagaaggagatgagaaatTTGAATGA